A DNA window from Sediminitomix flava contains the following coding sequences:
- a CDS encoding REP-associated tyrosine transposase produces MSGDRYRIYDQQATYFITPTIVRWIDLFSRQEYRDVVVDSLNYCTAHKGLNVHAWVIMSNHLHLVLSVSAPFQFSDVLRDFKRHTSKELIKRIKDIPESRREWLLDAFAYEAKKTRRTSHYKLWQDSNHAVCMGNQLWKSIDYIHNNPVRAGLVDNVAEYRYSSARDYAGKQGLVNVANLSR; encoded by the coding sequence ATGTCAGGAGATCGGTACAGAATATATGACCAACAAGCTACTTATTTTATCACACCAACTATCGTAAGATGGATTGATCTTTTTAGTCGGCAAGAATACCGAGATGTAGTAGTGGATTCTTTAAACTATTGCACAGCACATAAAGGATTAAATGTCCATGCTTGGGTGATTATGAGCAATCATTTGCATTTGGTATTGAGTGTCAGTGCGCCTTTTCAGTTCTCTGATGTCTTGCGGGATTTCAAACGACACACTTCAAAAGAATTGATTAAAAGAATCAAAGATATACCAGAAAGTAGAAGAGAATGGTTGCTAGATGCATTTGCTTATGAAGCAAAAAAGACAAGACGAACAAGCCATTATAAGCTATGGCAAGACTCAAATCACGCAGTTTGTATGGGAAATCAACTATGGAAAAGTATTGATTACATACACAATAATCCAGTTCGGGCAGGCTTAGTGGACAATGTAGCAGAGTATAGGTATAGCAGTGCTAGAGATTATGCTGGAAAACAAGGTCTTGTCAATGTAGCTAATCTTTCTAGATAG
- a CDS encoding ABA4-like family protein, producing the protein MLDLNATFEFVNAFVLIGWILLLFFPKWKWTNRLVIGFVVLVLGVFYASIVFSALSVEDFSSFSTLDGLMTLFADKKGVLAGWIHYLAFDLLVGMLILHLSQKAKLNHFLVVPCLLFTFMIGPVGVLLFLTLRSINTKSYFIDLD; encoded by the coding sequence ATGCTAGACCTCAATGCTACTTTCGAATTTGTAAATGCTTTTGTGCTGATTGGCTGGATTCTATTACTATTTTTCCCAAAATGGAAATGGACAAATCGTTTGGTCATCGGTTTTGTCGTGCTTGTATTAGGTGTTTTTTATGCATCAATTGTCTTTTCAGCCCTTAGTGTCGAAGACTTTTCATCCTTCAGTACACTCGATGGACTAATGACACTCTTTGCCGATAAGAAAGGAGTGCTAGCAGGTTGGATTCATTATTTAGCCTTTGACCTTCTTGTAGGAATGCTTATCCTTCATTTATCTCAAAAAGCAAAACTGAATCATTTTCTTGTTGTTCCCTGCCTGCTCTTTACGTTTATGATCGGGCCTGTAGGTGTTCTATTGTTTCTTACTTTGAGAAGTATCAATACCAAATCATATTTTATAGACCTCGATTAA
- a CDS encoding PorP/SprF family type IX secretion system membrane protein — protein sequence MKNLTMKQLKTDRRYKRYSISIMISFSLLFCLSVQEGKAQALPFFQLSGYGWEQLNPAHHLLLERGTFQVLHRKQSPLPGVDYRQTSVGFSSPIQTKTSQIGLSVNYLNDDFSLTEYQQVHLLQAALSYALPLNKQQKLGLGLSTTFFQQQWDYNNYSTGSQWVPNVGYDPTQATGEALSGTLIGNYWGLNAGMMWSYTPKNYSKPSVYLGVSGYFLNKPSIDIVAEENVLQPIYSIQAGSRHFLNKSWELRPQLVFRQDYKETWISFGSDLVYQFDNYNPNDPIGSGAIGLNLRAENRGLMAAGIMFEQSTFAIGASYEFVLSSEVVKRPALEAGITLYPFRMNKKRRVVQPKNQVDRNSDEWVAYERKFDQFNTPQPKEEVKEPQIEIATEDEIKRAKMKPIKYTLYFEFNKIVLDAISQKQLDYTLLLLKDNPQLHVDVVGHSDNVGSFEAKERVAWFRANYVYRYLKKKGISKEQMKLISEADRMPIVSNDTAENRAKNRRVELLIFEP from the coding sequence ATGAAGAATTTGACTATGAAGCAGTTGAAAACAGACCGTCGTTATAAGAGATACAGCATATCTATCATGATAAGCTTTTCACTGCTTTTTTGCTTATCAGTACAAGAAGGCAAAGCCCAAGCATTACCATTTTTTCAGTTATCAGGCTATGGTTGGGAGCAACTAAATCCTGCGCATCATTTGCTGTTGGAGCGCGGAACATTTCAAGTTTTACACCGAAAGCAAAGTCCTTTGCCTGGGGTAGACTACCGTCAGACTTCAGTCGGTTTTTCATCTCCAATACAAACCAAAACGAGCCAAATCGGACTTTCTGTAAATTACTTGAATGACGATTTTAGTTTAACGGAATATCAGCAAGTCCATTTATTGCAAGCTGCTTTATCTTATGCCTTACCTCTGAATAAGCAACAAAAGTTAGGTTTAGGCTTAAGTACTACATTTTTTCAACAGCAATGGGATTATAACAATTACTCCACAGGTAGCCAATGGGTACCTAATGTTGGTTACGATCCTACTCAAGCTACTGGAGAAGCTTTGTCGGGTACACTTATAGGGAATTACTGGGGATTGAATGCTGGAATGATGTGGTCTTATACACCAAAAAACTACAGTAAACCTAGTGTTTACTTGGGGGTATCTGGTTATTTTCTCAATAAACCAAGTATCGATATTGTGGCGGAAGAAAATGTACTGCAACCCATATACTCGATTCAGGCAGGGAGTAGGCATTTCTTAAACAAAAGCTGGGAGTTGCGTCCTCAATTAGTTTTCAGGCAAGACTATAAAGAAACTTGGATTAGCTTTGGCTCTGATCTGGTTTATCAGTTTGATAATTATAATCCGAATGATCCAATTGGTTCTGGAGCTATAGGTCTTAACCTTAGGGCTGAAAACAGAGGACTAATGGCAGCAGGGATTATGTTCGAACAATCAACTTTTGCTATTGGAGCAAGCTATGAGTTTGTACTTTCATCTGAGGTAGTTAAGCGTCCAGCTTTAGAAGCGGGGATCACTTTATATCCTTTCAGAATGAACAAAAAGAGAAGAGTTGTTCAGCCTAAAAATCAAGTAGATCGAAACTCGGATGAATGGGTGGCATACGAAAGGAAATTTGATCAATTCAATACTCCCCAACCTAAAGAAGAGGTCAAGGAGCCACAGATAGAAATTGCCACAGAAGATGAGATCAAGAGGGCAAAAATGAAGCCGATTAAATATACGCTCTACTTTGAATTCAATAAGATTGTATTAGATGCGATTTCTCAGAAGCAGTTAGATTATACGCTCTTATTATTGAAAGACAATCCTCAGCTTCATGTAGATGTAGTTGGGCACTCAGATAATGTTGGAAGCTTTGAAGCCAAAGAACGTGTAGCTTGGTTTAGGGCAAACTATGTCTATCGTTATTTAAAGAAGAAAGGGATTTCAAAAGAGCAGATGAAATTGATTTCGGAAGCAGACCGAATGCCTATTGTGTCGAATGATACAGCCGAAAACAGGGCTAAAAACAGAAGGGTTGAACTATTGATTTTTGAACCATAA
- a CDS encoding T9SS type B sorting domain-containing protein, with amino-acid sequence MRKIFFVIFLLLSKLTFGQTFSYDNSVSLPAVEKANALWLDYNLDGNMDVLITGMQGSTPITYLYRNNGDGSWDNVTSGLQQIYEAELAVSDINNDGYPDFAMAGKSVSNEPISRVYLNNVGLGFTEVDLGVDLAQGGLCWVDLDRDGIEELILSGFDENFNLYTKLLKYNGTTFEEQEHNLPAISYGQFKAMDYDQDGNFEILVTGTNDNFSLESSLYEHDGNFSFSNTNQSFTPIASSGKIELLDWNIDGFTDVILAGFSSTNEFVKLYENQSGLGFTEVFEFDATQDVAIEVLDYDYDGDVDVFLSGDESGSITAKVYRNDLSTFSIQTADFPDVTSGVIRKADYNADYKNDLLITGKGDGGNFTYLYQNVGASSNTAPSAPSNLNAAVNLNDVSLSFSVEGNDDLTPLSALAYSYYVGTTTGSADILSPLADLNTGYRYSSGLSSTQFSGQELRLENLAEGQYYYGVQSIDQDGVGSAFSTEDSFIICDKADLGDDFSVCVNTEIILNEGTTDDVVNWYNLADHSLISSGNELTMSISEKVEIEVQVLKPLGCVVKDTIEVDVFVQEELSLGSDLEVCEGEEVSFDLSSDHWESIQWIDVDPDTVLATTASLNIQISADRTVRVETTDANGCTYSDEITITKKDLPVPDLGDDLSFCEGETMAFDLSTASYETIEWYNIDTGERLSTENVFSYTVTESFNLEAVVTQNACSSRDTIAVTKNNLPDVNLGATPYVCQYETHTFDLSDEGWDEIKWYFTSDHSLQSTEAIWSFDVETDTEVTVVVSNENGCVDSTSIWVRAYDKPRVDIGDEIEVCNGESYTFDLRLENWESVSWRLLDNDSIVGTDAQLEILPIEDIQIEVTVTDANTCNAKDTVWLRKLEEVNVELGEDFSQCENTTYTFDQTEEAWASLKWISLPSGLELGTEETYTHTFTSASMIMLEVIDNKGCVGRDTITLEVDELPVVELGENPWICTSETITLDLSAESYASVSWYDATADTLLLDAASLSITPSAAMDIKVIVTSEEGCESSDELTVNVYELPAISLGEDQEVCDEEITTFDLTIYDYQTIVWRNILTDSILGNEPDLSLEITEDILLEVSVTDENSCVNYDTVFIDHLELPVIDLGEDRNVCLNQFTQIDLSTEGYAEVNWYEKGNPLALSLNSDQFTYEVTETLELVAEVFNAKSCVSYDTLLIRPITLPEFDLGTDTALCFQEVLHLDLNTLDAASYEWESTKLGVISTEAEMSLEVLENDTIYLTAFNESSCRYSDTLFLEMRSLPTFNLGADTTLCDGGTVLLYGPTGMSSVEWFDLSTSASLASTWFYEHEVNSSQEIVCLATDPNGCQYADTIKVAMETLPQPDLGNDLSICYGDSIRLSLGESWTSIQWSSAFEGDLGASEQLTKTIFEDETIYVEVSSALGCVGRDTIEIKVLDLPIFSLGADTAVCDGETLVLNTVSSAAETKWSTKQLGILTETSSQLVWTVTQTDTLIAEAMSEAGCVYADTIVIQKLDLPSFNLGEDQAICYGQELNLSLSDEFLQVNWYDSTKLIQANNSNLNYTIFSDETIIAEVFSSAGCVYYDTLQVSVIDLPQAQAGDDKDICWGSQVEIGQALTNYDRTDYQFSWSPSNNLSDPHISNPIFTGDSTQTYVLEIRTAEGCIGLYDTMTVRVNEKVIADAGEHHAICWGTSTTLGGATVGTGGEGYFVYDWSPREFLDDPNVANPVATLEETTTFQVIVYSGQCIPDTASITIEVIDLPEPKASEDVTIGQGATTTLTAEGGLYYLWSPNYNIDDPTSPTPIVNPQVNTTYVVTAYNQFGCEATDSVTVFVENELFIPNLFTPNGDGQNDTFKVYGFGIQNLELKVTDRYGKLVYQSSNTSDILENGWDGTVNGIAVESGIYFWYIEGSFMDNSPLSFRGKQSGTINLAR; translated from the coding sequence ATGAGGAAGATATTTTTTGTGATTTTTCTATTGTTAAGTAAGCTTACTTTTGGACAAACATTTAGTTATGACAATAGTGTTTCTTTGCCTGCCGTAGAGAAAGCAAATGCCCTGTGGTTGGACTACAATCTTGATGGCAATATGGATGTGTTGATTACGGGAATGCAAGGGAGTACACCAATTACTTATCTATATAGAAATAATGGAGATGGCTCTTGGGATAATGTGACTTCTGGATTACAACAGATCTATGAAGCAGAATTAGCAGTTTCAGATATAAATAATGATGGCTATCCCGATTTTGCAATGGCAGGGAAGAGTGTTTCCAATGAACCTATAAGCAGAGTTTATCTGAATAATGTAGGATTAGGTTTTACAGAGGTAGATTTAGGAGTAGATTTAGCTCAAGGTGGTTTGTGTTGGGTAGATTTAGATCGGGATGGAATTGAAGAACTAATACTTAGTGGTTTTGATGAAAACTTCAACCTATACACAAAGCTTTTAAAATATAACGGGACTACATTCGAGGAACAAGAACATAACTTACCCGCAATTTCTTATGGGCAATTTAAAGCGATGGACTATGATCAAGATGGAAATTTTGAGATTTTAGTTACAGGAACAAATGACAATTTTTCCCTCGAAAGTAGCCTGTATGAACATGATGGTAATTTCTCATTTTCAAATACCAATCAATCTTTTACACCCATCGCTTCTTCGGGTAAAATTGAGCTATTAGACTGGAATATTGATGGCTTTACAGATGTAATTTTAGCGGGGTTTAGTAGTACCAACGAATTTGTAAAACTCTATGAAAATCAATCAGGTCTTGGATTTACAGAAGTGTTTGAATTTGATGCTACCCAAGATGTAGCCATCGAAGTTTTAGATTATGATTATGATGGAGATGTCGATGTCTTTCTATCAGGAGATGAGTCAGGCAGTATTACTGCAAAAGTATACCGAAATGACCTTTCTACTTTCTCTATTCAAACAGCAGACTTCCCAGATGTAACCTCTGGAGTTATTCGGAAGGCAGATTACAATGCTGATTACAAAAATGATCTGCTTATCACAGGAAAAGGCGATGGGGGGAATTTTACTTACCTCTATCAGAATGTGGGAGCAAGCTCGAATACAGCACCTTCAGCACCTTCAAATCTAAATGCCGCAGTTAATCTAAATGATGTAAGCCTTAGCTTTTCAGTTGAAGGGAATGATGACTTAACACCATTATCCGCTTTAGCTTATAGTTATTATGTCGGGACAACGACAGGGAGTGCAGATATTCTTTCACCTTTAGCCGATTTGAATACTGGTTACCGGTACTCTTCAGGGCTTTCTTCTACTCAGTTTTCAGGTCAAGAACTTCGCTTAGAAAATTTAGCCGAAGGACAATATTATTATGGGGTACAGAGTATTGATCAAGATGGTGTAGGTTCAGCTTTTTCGACGGAGGATTCTTTTATCATCTGTGATAAAGCCGACTTAGGAGATGATTTTTCTGTTTGTGTAAATACTGAGATTATACTCAATGAGGGTACTACCGATGATGTTGTCAATTGGTATAACCTAGCTGATCATAGTTTGATTTCTTCAGGCAATGAACTTACAATGAGCATTTCAGAAAAAGTTGAAATTGAAGTCCAAGTGCTCAAGCCCCTAGGTTGTGTTGTAAAAGATACAATAGAGGTAGATGTATTTGTTCAAGAAGAATTGAGTTTAGGTAGTGATTTAGAAGTTTGTGAAGGAGAGGAAGTGTCTTTTGATCTTTCCTCAGATCATTGGGAAAGTATTCAGTGGATTGATGTTGATCCTGATACGGTGTTAGCAACTACGGCAAGTTTAAACATTCAAATTTCAGCAGATAGAACTGTGAGAGTTGAAACGACAGATGCCAACGGTTGTACTTATTCAGATGAGATTACTATTACTAAAAAAGATTTACCTGTACCTGACCTTGGTGATGATTTAAGCTTTTGTGAAGGAGAAACGATGGCATTTGACTTGAGTACTGCATCTTACGAAACGATTGAGTGGTACAATATTGATACAGGTGAAAGACTATCTACAGAAAATGTTTTTTCTTACACGGTTACAGAGAGTTTTAATCTTGAAGCTGTAGTTACTCAAAATGCTTGTAGCAGTAGAGATACAATTGCAGTCACTAAAAATAATCTACCCGATGTGAATTTAGGGGCAACACCTTACGTCTGCCAATATGAGACTCACACCTTTGATCTGAGTGATGAGGGTTGGGATGAGATTAAATGGTATTTTACTTCAGACCATAGTTTGCAGTCAACGGAAGCCATTTGGTCATTTGATGTAGAGACAGATACAGAGGTGACTGTAGTGGTCAGTAACGAAAATGGTTGTGTAGACTCAACTTCAATTTGGGTAAGAGCATATGATAAGCCAAGGGTTGATATTGGCGATGAAATAGAAGTCTGTAATGGAGAGAGCTATACCTTTGACCTCAGATTGGAGAATTGGGAAAGCGTGAGTTGGAGACTGCTTGATAATGATTCAATAGTAGGAACTGACGCTCAACTGGAAATTTTACCGATCGAAGACATTCAGATAGAGGTGACAGTAACGGATGCCAATACCTGTAATGCAAAAGATACAGTGTGGCTCAGAAAGTTAGAGGAAGTAAATGTCGAATTGGGAGAAGACTTTTCTCAATGTGAAAATACAACTTACACATTTGATCAAACCGAAGAAGCTTGGGCATCCTTAAAGTGGATTTCATTGCCATCAGGTTTAGAACTAGGAACAGAAGAAACTTATACGCACACATTTACTTCAGCATCTATGATTATGCTAGAAGTAATAGATAATAAAGGTTGTGTAGGGCGTGATACCATTACGCTAGAAGTGGATGAGCTTCCAGTGGTTGAATTGGGGGAGAATCCTTGGATATGTACATCTGAAACGATTACACTCGACTTGAGTGCTGAAAGTTACGCAAGTGTAAGTTGGTATGATGCCACAGCTGATACCTTGCTTTTAGATGCTGCCAGTTTGAGTATCACACCAAGTGCAGCTATGGATATAAAAGTCATAGTTACTTCTGAAGAAGGTTGCGAAAGCAGTGACGAATTGACCGTCAATGTGTATGAATTGCCAGCGATAAGTCTAGGGGAAGATCAAGAAGTATGTGATGAAGAGATTACAACTTTTGATCTGACCATATATGACTATCAAACAATAGTTTGGCGAAATATTCTAACAGATTCCATACTTGGGAATGAGCCAGATTTAAGCCTTGAGATTACAGAAGATATTTTACTGGAAGTGAGCGTAACCGATGAAAATAGTTGTGTAAACTACGATACGGTTTTTATCGATCACCTTGAACTTCCTGTCATAGATTTAGGAGAAGATCGAAATGTCTGTCTCAATCAGTTTACCCAAATAGATTTAAGCACAGAAGGATACGCAGAAGTAAATTGGTATGAAAAAGGAAATCCTCTTGCTTTAAGTCTAAACTCAGATCAGTTTACTTACGAAGTAACAGAAACTTTGGAACTAGTCGCAGAAGTATTCAATGCTAAATCTTGTGTAAGCTATGACACACTACTAATTCGTCCAATAACCTTACCCGAATTTGATCTTGGTACAGATACAGCTTTGTGTTTTCAAGAAGTATTACATTTAGACTTAAATACACTGGATGCAGCAAGTTATGAATGGGAAAGTACAAAGCTAGGTGTAATTTCTACAGAAGCCGAGATGAGTTTAGAAGTACTTGAAAATGATACCATTTACCTTACAGCTTTCAATGAGTCAAGCTGTCGATATAGTGATACACTCTTTTTGGAGATGCGATCATTACCAACTTTTAACCTAGGAGCCGATACTACGCTTTGTGATGGTGGAACGGTATTGCTTTATGGGCCAACAGGAATGAGCAGTGTAGAATGGTTTGACCTAAGTACGAGTGCAAGTTTAGCCTCTACTTGGTTTTATGAACACGAAGTAAATTCCTCACAAGAAATTGTTTGCTTAGCTACAGACCCAAATGGTTGTCAGTATGCCGATACCATTAAAGTAGCTATGGAAACACTTCCTCAGCCAGATTTGGGAAATGATTTGTCGATCTGTTATGGCGATAGTATTCGCTTGAGTTTGGGGGAGAGTTGGACAAGTATTCAGTGGTCGTCAGCATTTGAGGGAGATTTAGGAGCTAGTGAACAGCTCACAAAAACAATCTTTGAAGATGAAACAATCTATGTAGAAGTAAGCTCTGCTTTGGGTTGTGTGGGGCGTGATACCATAGAAATTAAGGTATTGGACTTGCCAATATTTAGCTTGGGAGCTGATACGGCAGTTTGTGACGGAGAGACTTTGGTATTGAATACGGTATCTAGTGCCGCAGAGACAAAATGGTCTACAAAACAGTTGGGCATTCTAACCGAAACTTCGAGTCAGTTAGTGTGGACAGTTACACAAACAGATACGCTTATTGCAGAAGCGATGAGTGAAGCGGGCTGTGTATATGCAGATACCATTGTTATTCAGAAATTAGACTTACCATCTTTCAATCTAGGAGAGGATCAAGCAATTTGTTATGGACAAGAACTTAACTTGAGCCTTTCAGATGAATTTTTACAAGTGAATTGGTATGACTCAACTAAGCTGATACAAGCCAATAATTCAAACTTGAACTATACCATTTTTTCAGATGAAACGATTATTGCAGAGGTATTTTCTTCGGCAGGTTGTGTTTACTATGATACCTTACAAGTTTCTGTAATCGATCTACCTCAAGCGCAAGCAGGAGATGATAAAGATATATGTTGGGGATCACAAGTAGAGATTGGACAAGCCTTGACCAATTATGACCGTACGGATTATCAATTCAGTTGGTCTCCTTCCAATAACCTATCTGATCCTCATATCTCCAATCCGATTTTTACAGGTGACAGTACACAAACCTATGTATTGGAAATCAGAACAGCAGAAGGTTGTATCGGTCTTTATGATACAATGACTGTAAGGGTTAATGAGAAAGTAATTGCCGATGCAGGTGAGCATCACGCAATCTGTTGGGGTACTTCAACTACTTTAGGTGGCGCTACAGTAGGAACAGGAGGTGAAGGCTATTTTGTATACGATTGGAGTCCAAGAGAATTTTTAGATGATCCTAATGTGGCTAATCCAGTAGCTACGCTAGAAGAAACGACAACGTTCCAAGTAATCGTTTATTCTGGGCAATGTATTCCAGATACGGCAAGTATCACCATAGAAGTCATTGATTTACCAGAGCCTAAGGCAAGTGAAGATGTAACGATCGGGCAAGGAGCAACAACCACGCTTACAGCCGAAGGAGGACTCTATTACCTTTGGTCACCAAATTACAATATTGATGACCCAACTTCCCCAACACCTATTGTAAATCCTCAGGTAAACACCACTTATGTGGTAACGGCCTACAATCAATTTGGCTGTGAAGCAACAGATTCGGTAACAGTCTTTGTAGAAAATGAATTGTTTATTCCGAATCTTTTTACGCCAAATGGAGATGGACAGAATGATACATTTAAAGTTTATGGTTTTGGTATTCAAAATCTTGAACTCAAGGTGACCGATAGATACGGAAAATTGGTATATCAATCTTCCAATACCTCAGATATTTTAGAGAATGGATGGGATGGTACCGTAAATGGAATTGCAGTAGAAAGCGGGATCTATTTCTGGTATATAGAAGGCTCTTTTATGGATAATAGTCCTTTATCATTCAGAGGAAAGCAATCAGGAACGATAAACTTAGCAAGATAA
- a CDS encoding glycoside hydrolase family 13 protein, protein MRSLNKIILIPLLALTFLMSNTANAQDIIDRIEPTFWWVGMHNPNLQLMIHGDKIGDLNPSVSYKGVTLEQVIKVENPNYLFINLNISPEAKAGSFPIEFKIDGKLVFTYKYELKQRRKGSAEREGFCNKDIIYLITPDRFANGDPSNDTVKGMREAADRSDKNGRHGGDIKGIIDHLDYIKDMGFTAIWVNPLLENDMEKYSYHGYATTDYYKIDPRFGTNNDYLRLTEEANKKGIKIIMDMIENHNGLFHWWTGDEPTNDWYHYQSEEKKTFTSHKKFTIPDPYATNTDKEAYSDGWFDTIMPDLNQRNPLMANYLIQNSIWWVEYANLGGIRQDTYTYPDPDFMAEWSCRIMAEYPNFNIVGEEWIDQPAIVSRWQKGKINENGYESCLPSLIDFPLQKALETALNLEKKPYSDTFNSLYETLAYDFLYPDPYNLVTMIDNHDIARFYNQVNENLDLFKMGLIYLYVTRGIPQIYYGTEILINNTEIPDDHSLIRTDMPGGWKSDSVNVFTEKGLTKEQKEVKDLVKKLNHFRTDNPALQTGQLKHYVPRDEVYVLFRFDEKKKIMSIFNKNKDLTSVELSHYQELLEGATKAINALTNESYDLKKGTINVEGTSATILIIE, encoded by the coding sequence ATGAGAAGTTTGAATAAAATTATCCTAATTCCTCTTTTAGCCTTGACATTTTTAATGTCAAATACTGCTAATGCCCAAGATATTATTGATCGTATAGAACCTACTTTTTGGTGGGTAGGAATGCACAATCCAAATCTACAATTAATGATTCATGGCGATAAAATTGGAGATTTGAATCCTTCGGTTTCTTACAAAGGTGTTACACTTGAGCAAGTGATAAAGGTCGAAAATCCGAACTACCTTTTCATTAATCTTAATATTTCACCAGAAGCAAAAGCAGGAAGTTTTCCTATCGAATTTAAGATTGATGGTAAACTCGTTTTTACCTACAAATATGAGCTAAAACAACGACGAAAAGGCTCTGCTGAACGAGAAGGATTTTGCAATAAAGATATCATCTACCTTATTACTCCAGACCGTTTTGCCAATGGAGATCCCTCAAACGATACTGTAAAAGGAATGCGTGAAGCTGCTGATCGCTCCGACAAAAACGGGAGACATGGCGGAGATATAAAAGGCATCATAGATCACCTAGATTACATCAAGGACATGGGATTTACAGCTATTTGGGTAAATCCGTTACTTGAAAATGACATGGAAAAATATTCCTATCATGGCTATGCCACTACAGATTATTACAAAATCGATCCCCGATTTGGCACAAACAATGACTATTTAAGACTCACGGAAGAGGCCAATAAGAAAGGAATCAAAATCATTATGGATATGATTGAAAACCATAATGGTCTTTTCCATTGGTGGACAGGCGACGAACCAACAAATGATTGGTACCATTACCAAAGTGAGGAAAAGAAAACTTTCACGAGCCATAAGAAATTCACGATTCCAGACCCATACGCCACAAATACGGATAAAGAAGCCTATTCTGACGGTTGGTTTGATACTATTATGCCCGACCTAAATCAGAGAAATCCATTGATGGCAAATTACCTGATTCAGAATTCAATTTGGTGGGTAGAGTATGCCAATTTGGGAGGAATAAGACAAGATACTTACACTTACCCAGATCCTGATTTTATGGCAGAGTGGTCATGTCGTATCATGGCCGAATATCCAAACTTCAATATTGTGGGCGAAGAATGGATAGATCAACCCGCTATTGTTTCTAGATGGCAAAAAGGAAAGATAAATGAGAATGGGTATGAATCATGCCTTCCGTCATTAATAGATTTTCCTCTCCAAAAAGCACTGGAAACCGCTCTGAATTTAGAGAAAAAACCATATTCAGATACCTTCAACAGTTTGTACGAAACCTTAGCCTATGATTTTCTTTACCCAGACCCTTACAATTTGGTCACGATGATTGACAATCATGACATCGCCCGTTTCTACAACCAAGTAAATGAGAACCTCGATTTATTTAAAATGGGATTAATTTATCTGTACGTAACCAGAGGGATTCCTCAAATCTATTATGGTACAGAAATCTTGATAAATAATACAGAAATTCCAGACGATCATTCACTAATCCGTACAGACATGCCGGGTGGTTGGAAAAGCGATTCTGTAAATGTATTCACGGAAAAAGGCTTAACAAAAGAGCAAAAAGAAGTCAAAGATTTAGTCAAAAAGTTGAATCATTTCAGAACTGATAATCCTGCACTACAAACTGGTCAGCTAAAACATTATGTTCCGAGAGATGAAGTTTATGTACTTTTCAGATTTGATGAGAAAAAGAAAATCATGTCAATTTTCAATAAAAATAAAGACTTGACTAGCGTTGAGCTTTCTCATTACCAAGAACTGTTGGAAGGAGCAACTAAAGCAATAAATGCTCTGACCAATGAGTCTTATGATCTAAAAAAAGGAACAATCAATGTAGAGGGCACATCTGCCACAATCTTAATCATCGAATAA